One genomic window of Parasteatoda tepidariorum isolate YZ-2023 chromosome 9, CAS_Ptep_4.0, whole genome shotgun sequence includes the following:
- the LOC107442401 gene encoding E3 ubiquitin-protein ligase arih1, protein MDSNFNEFCDIGSDNDSTSEHEDESEKFQYVVLSTEQIMQHMIECILEVNTVFQIPTAIARILLNHFEWDKQKLFERYCERRRKVLLDHVHEGYQEGWWECTAPPSEHPEPSTLRKILNTFNLGNYLTWLWDYL, encoded by the exons atGGACTCTAATTTTAATGAGTTCTGTGATATTGGCTCAGATAATGATTCGACATCTGAACATGAAGATGAATCTGAAAAGTTTCAGTATGTTGTTTTATCAACTGAGCAAATAATGCAACATATGATTGAATGTATACTAGAAGTTAACACTGTCTTccag attcCTACTGCGATTgccagaattttattaaatcacttTGAGTGGGACAAACAGAAACTCTTTGAAAG ATACTGTGAAAGGCGACGTAAAGTGTTGTTGGATCATGTTCATGAAGGATATCAAGAAGGATGGTGGGAATGTACTGCTCCACCCTCAGAACATCCTGAGCCTTCAActctgagaaaaattttaaatacgtttAATTTGGGAAATTATTTAACCTGGCTTTGGGATTACCTGTAG